In the genome of Electrophorus electricus isolate fEleEle1 chromosome 26, fEleEle1.pri, whole genome shotgun sequence, one region contains:
- the fstl3 gene encoding follistatin-related protein 3, whose product MNFFSALHSVLLISLCEILGKHRTNAGMCWLQQGQEQRCDMVLMRGVTREECCAGGRLDTAWSNTSLPINEVSLLGFLGIVSCKPCKETCEGVKCGPGKVCRMKGGRPQCVCSPDCSNVSQKHAVCGSDGNSYKDECALLLARCKGHPDLEIMYQGECKKSCSNVVCPGTHTCVTDQTNSAHCVMCRTALCPMPLLTDQTICGNDNITYASACHLRRATCFFGRSIGVRHYGHCRSTEGSEENSLF is encoded by the exons ATGAACTTTTTCTCTGCGCTCCACTCTGTGCTGCTTATTTCGTTGTGTGAAATACTTGGAAAACACCGCACAAACG cgGGCATGTGTTGGCTGCAGCAGGGTCAGGAACAGCGCTGTGACATGGTACTCATGCGTGGAGTGACCAGGGAGGAGTGTTGTGCAGGTGGCCGACTGGACACAGCCTGGTCCAACACCAGCCTGCCCATCAATGAAGTCAGCCTACTGGGTTTCCTGGGTATTGTGTCCTGTAAACCCTGCAAAG AGACGTGTGAAGGGGTGAAGTGTGGCCCGGGGAAGGTGTGCAGGATGAAGGGTGGACGTCCTCAGTGCGTGTGCTCCCCGGACTGTTCCAACGTCTCCCAGAAGCACGCGGTCTGCGGGAGCGATGGCAACTCCTACAAAGACGAGTGCGCTCTCCTGCTGGCTCGGTGCAAAGGTCATCCTGACCTGGAGATCATGTACCAGGGAGAGTGCAAAA AGTCGTGCTCCAACGTGGTGTGTCCGGGAACACACACCTGCGTGACGGACCAGACCAACAGTGCCCACTGTGTCATGTGCCGCACTGCTCTCTGCCCTATGCCCCTGCTCACCGACCAGACCATCTGCGGCAATGACAACATCACCTATGCCAGTGCTTGCCATTTGCGCAGGGCCACCTGTTTTTTCGGACGCTCCATAGGGGTGCGCCATTATGGCCACTGTAGAA